The uncultured Methanobrevibacter sp. genome segment TCTCTTGCAGTTTCATTCTATTCTGTAAAAAGCATCTCATCTGAAAAACCTGCAGATACAATAAGACCGAAAGTTCCTAAAGTATCTACTTCAGGATTTGTCGAAAGATTTGGGCTGTGGAAAAGACTGTCATTCAATGTTCGCTGGAACTATCGTGATGCAAAAAGAAATAAGTTCAGGGCATTGATGACAATTGTAGGCGTTATTGGATGCAGTGCACTTCTTGTATGTGCATTCGGAATGTATGATGGAATGAATGACTTGAAGGAATGGGAATACAATCAGATTAATCATTATGATTCAAAATTGGTGATTGAGGAAAACGCAACAGATTCCCAAATCGATGACGTTGCAGATGAGGTCAACGGAGACAAGTTGATGGAATCAGCAATTGAAATCGAGTCGGACTCGGCTAAAAAATCAGGTTCGCTTCTCGTATTGAATGATACTGATTTGGTAACTCCAACAGACTACGATTGGAATAAGGTGGACATCAAAGACGATGAAATATCCATTTCACAGAAAATGGCTGATATGCTTGGCGTTGGAGTAGGCGATAAGGTCAAATGGCATATAATGGGTTCGGATAAGTGGGTCAATACAACAATCGACAAAATTCATGCAGATCCGATTTCACAGGGATTCATAATGTCTGCAGATAAATTGGAAGACATTGATTTGAATTACACTCCAACAAGCATTGTAACAGAAAAACATGTCAATGAAAGCTATGATGGCGTCAAGGCAGCAAATTCCATGAGCGACATGACTGGAAGTTGGGACGAACTTACAGAGTCAATGTGGCTTTTGATATACATTTTGATATTTTTTGCTTCTCTTTTGGCGGTTATAGTGTTGTACAATCTGGGATTATTGTCATTTACAGAAATCGAACGTGAAATAGCTACTTTAAAAGTATTGGGTTTTAAAACACGTGCTTTAAGAAAGCTGCTTTTGACACAAAACCTGTGGTTTACTGCCATTGGATTCATATTGGGCTTGCCTGTTGGTTATGCTATTTTGGCAATAATGTGGGAATCATCAGGGGATTCATTCTATATATTGCCTTCAATATCCCTTACAAACTTTCTCCTGACAGCAGTCATAACATTTGCATTGTCCATTATTGTCAATCTGATGTTTTCACGTAAGATTAAAAAATTGGACATGGTGGAATCACTTAAAAGCGGCGAATAGGTTAAATGTCTGTTCACGCTTTTGGTGAAAATCACTTTGGTGAGTTAATCAACTCATCTTCCACTTTTTCATATATATCTTTATTTCACATTTTTTCGTGTTGTTGATTTGTTGATGTTAATGTGTTTTTTTGTTTATAATTGTGTTGTTTCAGTTACAATGTATTATTTTAATTGATGCATTTGTTAATTAAATGAAAGATTTTTTTGACTGAGAATATATAAAATTATAAATCTAATTTTCAACAAACATTGTTTTATGTCACTTTTTCGAAAAATGCTAAGGGATTTTAAAATCAATAAGACACAATTTATTGCAATATTTCTCATGGCATTTATAGGTATCTTCGCTTACTGTGGAATATATGCAGAGTATTATGGGCTGGAACAGACTTCCGCAGATTATTATGCTCAAACCAATCTGGCTGATGGCTGGGTTTATAATGATACTGTTGATGATTCTTCAGTTGATAAGGTAAGTGAATTTACAACTCAAACTGACAGGCAGTCAGTCGTTCAATCACAGGCAGACATGGTAGACAAGCCGGATATAACGCTGCATTTTGTAGAAAACGGAACGATTTCCAAATTTTATTCTGTTGAAGGTGATGGCTTTAATGCTTCTGATGATTCTGGTGTGTGGCTGGATAAGCGTTTTGCGGATGCAAGAGATTTGCATGTTGGCGATAAAATCTCTTTTGAATTCAACAATCAGACTGTTGAAAAAGAAATTAGAGGAATCGGATATTCTCCAGAATATGTCTATGAAACTTCTCCAGCATCTCTGACTCCTGACTTTTCACAAATGGGTTTTGCATATTTGTCTGCCAAAGCATATCCGGAAGATTTGGAATACGACAGATTACTTGTCAAATATGATTCATCAGATGATGATTTCAAAGAAAAATTGGATGATTCTTCCAATTATCTGTCATTTACCAAAAAAGACGATCAGCTTAGTGTATCCAAATTTTCAGACGAGATGGTTCAACACAAAATGATTGGTGACGTTTTTCCAGTAGTGTTCATTTTGGTAACCTTTTTGACACTTCTGACAACAATGAATAGGATAGTAACTCATCAAAGAACTCAAATCGGAGTTTTAAAGGCAGTTGGCTTTAAGGATGGGACTATAATCATGCATTATTTGTCATATTCCTTTTGGCCGGTTTTGGCAGGTTCCATCTTGGGACTCATAACCGGGCCTATGATAATTCCTCAGATGTTTTATCCATCAATGCAGACCAATTACAGCATGCCTAGTTGGAATCCTGGATTTGACATGAGTTTTGTATATATTGCAGCGCTGATGGTTATATTGTCTCTTTTTGTAACCTATCTTTCATGCAGAAGAATTTCAAAAGAAAATCCTGCAAATACCATGAGGTCAAAAGCCCCTAATATGTCTTCAAAAAGTTTAATTGAGCGGTCAAAGCTTTGGAATAGATTAAGTTTCAATTTCAGATGGAATTGGCGGGATGCAAGGGTCAACAAATTCAGGGCATTTATGGCAATAGTTGGGGTGATGGGTTGTGTTGCCCTATTGATTGCGGCATTTGGAATGAATGACAGTATGAAGGAGTTGAAGTCTTGGGAATATGATGATATCAGTCATTATGAGTCAAAACTGCAAATTTCCAACAATGCAAATCCTATGGAATTGTATTATGCTTTAAATGAAAGCAATGGTAGTTTTATAATGCAGCAGTCTATCGAAATCAAGACGAATGATTCGGAAGACACGGTAGCATTGCTGGTTTCAAACAACACGGATTTAATATCATATACTGACAGCGGCAGAAATTCGATAGATATTGATGAAGGTGATGTTTCATTATCCAAAAAACTTTCAGAAAAGTTCAACCTGGGTATTGGGGATAATATCAGGTGGCATATTGTGGGAAGCGATGACTGGGTCAGTTCAAAAATAGGTCAAATTCATGCAGAGCCAATTTCACAGGGTCTGATAATGTCTCCGGATACTTTGGAAGACCAAGGTCTGAACTTCACGCCGACCAACATCCTGACAGATGAAAAGTATGGTGAAAATATAGATTCAATCAAATCGGTTACAACTCTTGATGAGCTGAAAGAAAGTTGGGATCAGATGACCAATGCTGTTATGATGATGGTTTATGTTATAACAATTGTAGCTGTGGCACTGGCCTTTTTGGTTTTATATAACTTGGGAATAGTATCATTTACTGAAATGGAGCGGGAAATTGCAACATTAAAGGTTTTGGGATTCAAGACAAACTTCTTAAGAAAAATATTGCTGACCCAGAACATTATCTTTACATCAATAGGATTTATTCTTGGAATTCCTCTTGGATTCTACTTCATGACTTTGATGATGAATGCTGCAGGCGATTCATTGTATTATATTCCGACATTGACATGGGGAAATATTTTATTATCTGCTTTAATAACATTTTCATTGTCCATAGGTGTTAATACATTGTTTTCAGATAAGATTAATGATTTGGACATGGTTGAAGCACTTAAGGATGTGGATTAAAACATTAATAAATGATATCGATTAAATAATTAAACATGAATTCGATTGAAGAGTCAGTTCAACTATTTGAACAGGGATATGTGTGTTCTCAGGCGGTTTTTGCTGCATTTTGTCAGGATTTTGGCCTTGAAAAGGATATGGCTTTAAAGATTGGGGCTTGTTTTGGAAGCGGTATGCGCAAAGGTGAAGTTTGTGGAGCATGCACTGGAGCGCTCATGGCTTTGGGATTGAAATATGGTGATGACAAGTCCAAAAGCAATGAGGTATGTGAAAGATTTTTGGATGAATTTGAAAATGAAAACGGGTCATATATCTGCCGTGATTTGCTTGGATGTGACATTCGCACTGAAGAAGGTGTGGAATATGTAGTAAAGCATAATCTTTTCAAAGAATTCTGTCCAAAAATGGTTAAATCAGCTTCGATAATTCTTGATGAAATACTTAAGGACGATTAATGTGAAAATGTCCTTTGTTTTTTTAAGATTAACATATCACAATATCATGATATGACAACATTTAAATACATGGTGGTCTATATTATCATTATATAATATATGTGATGGAAATGAAAAAAAATAATCTTGAAAATAAAAATGAAGATATGTGTGAGGTATTCAACTCTCACGATGATGTTGTTGAACGTGTTAGAGAAAGAATACCTGACAAAAATGAATTTGATGAGCTTTCTGAATTCTTTAAGATATTTGGAAATCCTACAAGATTAAAAATTATTTCCCTGCTGAGTATAGAGGATTTGTGTGTATGTGATATTTGTGAAGCGCTTGATTTAAATCAGACAACTGTTTCAAATCAATTAAGAATATTGCGTGCAAACAATATCGTTAAATATCAAAAGGAAGGTAAAATGGCAAGATATTCTCTCACTGACCTTCATATTGAAATGATATACAAAGTGGGATTGGAACATATATTAGAATAATTTTTAATTGGTGATAATATGGCGGAAAATAGATGTTATGACCCGGATTGTGCTGATGAAAATTGTCGCAATCCCGAACATTACAATCACATCTGCTTTGACCCAGAATGTAATGAAGTTAAATGCGAAAATTCTGATCATTATGATCAACAGTTGCTAAAAGAATATCAAGAAAATACTGATTTGAGCGTACATGATCACAGTGAAAAAATTGATTATGATGAAGATGTGGATATAAGTCTTTGTGGTTGTCCTGATTGTGCAGATGATGATCATCATGACCATGACCATCATGAGCATGAGCATGGCCACGAGCATGACCATCATGACCATGACCATCATGAGCATGAGCATGGCCACGAGCATAATCATCATGACCATGACCATCATGAGCATGAGCATGGCCACGAGCATAATCATCATGACCATGACCATCATGAGCATGAGCATGGCCATGGTGATGAGGATGTTGATATAAGTCTTTGTGGTTGTCCTGATTGTGCGGATGATGACGACGATGACGATGATGAAGGAGAATTACTGGCTGAAGGAAAACCTTTGATAGCCAATAGGCCAATTCAAATAATAGTTGCCAGTGGATTATTATTTGTTTTAGGCCATGTTTTCGAATTGTTGTCATTTGACACTACAATAATAACTGCCACTTATATGCTTGGCGCAATAATTGCAGGTTATGAAATAGCTATTTTAGCTTATAAATCATTAGTCAAAAAACACACCATAGGTCCTGCAATGTTAATGTGTATTGCTTGTGTTGCATCATTTATTATAGGCCATCCCGAAGAGGGTGCTGCAGTAACATTCCTGTATTATATCGCAGAATTTTTAGAAGACTATTCCGAATTCAGAGCTAAACGCTCAATCAAATCATTGGTAGAAATAGCTCCTGATACTGCCAGATTAAAAGTAGGAGATAAAGAAGAGATTAAAAATGTTGATGAAATAGACATAGGTGACATTGTTATCGTAAAACCTGGTGATAAGGTTCCTTTGGATGGGGAAATTGTATTTGGTTCTTCATCAATCAACCAGGCTTCAATTACTGGTGAAAGTGTGCCTGTTTTAAAAAATGTTGGTGATGAAGTCTTTTCAGGTACTGTTAATGAAGACGGGTATCTGGAAGTCAAAGTAACTACTGCCGCAAAGGATTCTATGATTTCAAAAATAGTTACTTTGGTAAAAAGATCCCAGCTCAACAGGTCTGAAACCGAAACATTGGTTGAAAAGGTGGCTAAATATTACACTCCAGTCATGATGGTTGCAGCTATCTGTGTTGCATTGATTCCACCATTGGTATTAGGTCAAAACTTAACTGATTGGGTTTATAAGGCTCTTTCACTACTGGTAATTTCATGTCCTTGTGCATTTTTAATTTCAACACCTGTAGGAATGGTATCAGCTATTACTTCAGCTACAAGAAATGGAGTAATCATTAAGGGAAGTACCTATGTTGAAGAAATGCGTAATGTTAAAGCAGTAATATTTGATAAAACAGGTACATTGAC includes the following:
- a CDS encoding ABC transporter permease; the protein is MLAKKMLRDIAKHKAQFISIFLMAFLGVFVFAGVGGESVGLEVNVNDFYEDTNLADGWIYSMDINDLFLYQVDILGATTQMERQYVVDSVADFDNDPDITLHFVENNTISKFYLIDGKELDINDSDGVWLDKSFADAKGLKVGDNITFEFENNTIEKEIKGIGYSPEYVYHASSSSVIPDFNKIGFAYLSHKAFPGDNISYNVLNVKFDGDPETYSDLLSYHMDGYYSSFVERSEHTSVSQFSEEMDQHKMMGDIFPVVFILIAMLILLTTMTRIITHQRTQIGILKANGFNNYSIILHYVSYGFWLVLIGSILGLILGPMILPQLFYPSMSATYKLPSWNPAWSMNFVYVAAAMVLMSLAVSFYSVKSISSEKPADTIRPKVPKVSTSGFVERFGLWKRLSFNVRWNYRDAKRNKFRALMTIVGVIGCSALLVCAFGMYDGMNDLKEWEYNQINHYDSKLVIEENATDSQIDDVADEVNGDKLMESAIEIESDSAKKSGSLLVLNDTDLVTPTDYDWNKVDIKDDEISISQKMADMLGVGVGDKVKWHIMGSDKWVNTTIDKIHADPISQGFIMSADKLEDIDLNYTPTSIVTEKHVNESYDGVKAANSMSDMTGSWDELTESMWLLIYILIFFASLLAVIVLYNLGLLSFTEIEREIATLKVLGFKTRALRKLLLTQNLWFTAIGFILGLPVGYAILAIMWESSGDSFYILPSISLTNFLLTAVITFALSIIVNLMFSRKIKKLDMVESLKSGE
- a CDS encoding ABC transporter permease — protein: MSLFRKMLRDFKINKTQFIAIFLMAFIGIFAYCGIYAEYYGLEQTSADYYAQTNLADGWVYNDTVDDSSVDKVSEFTTQTDRQSVVQSQADMVDKPDITLHFVENGTISKFYSVEGDGFNASDDSGVWLDKRFADARDLHVGDKISFEFNNQTVEKEIRGIGYSPEYVYETSPASLTPDFSQMGFAYLSAKAYPEDLEYDRLLVKYDSSDDDFKEKLDDSSNYLSFTKKDDQLSVSKFSDEMVQHKMIGDVFPVVFILVTFLTLLTTMNRIVTHQRTQIGVLKAVGFKDGTIIMHYLSYSFWPVLAGSILGLITGPMIIPQMFYPSMQTNYSMPSWNPGFDMSFVYIAALMVILSLFVTYLSCRRISKENPANTMRSKAPNMSSKSLIERSKLWNRLSFNFRWNWRDARVNKFRAFMAIVGVMGCVALLIAAFGMNDSMKELKSWEYDDISHYESKLQISNNANPMELYYALNESNGSFIMQQSIEIKTNDSEDTVALLVSNNTDLISYTDSGRNSIDIDEGDVSLSKKLSEKFNLGIGDNIRWHIVGSDDWVSSKIGQIHAEPISQGLIMSPDTLEDQGLNFTPTNILTDEKYGENIDSIKSVTTLDELKESWDQMTNAVMMMVYVITIVAVALAFLVLYNLGIVSFTEMEREIATLKVLGFKTNFLRKILLTQNIIFTSIGFILGIPLGFYFMTLMMNAAGDSLYYIPTLTWGNILLSALITFSLSIGVNTLFSDKINDLDMVEALKDVD
- a CDS encoding cation-translocating P-type ATPase; translation: MAENRCYDPDCADENCRNPEHYNHICFDPECNEVKCENSDHYDQQLLKEYQENTDLSVHDHSEKIDYDEDVDISLCGCPDCADDDHHDHDHHEHEHGHEHDHHDHDHHEHEHGHEHNHHDHDHHEHEHGHEHNHHDHDHHEHEHGHGDEDVDISLCGCPDCADDDDDDDDEGELLAEGKPLIANRPIQIIVASGLLFVLGHVFELLSFDTTIITATYMLGAIIAGYEIAILAYKSLVKKHTIGPAMLMCIACVASFIIGHPEEGAAVTFLYYIAEFLEDYSEFRAKRSIKSLVEIAPDTARLKVGDKEEIKNVDEIDIGDIVIVKPGDKVPLDGEIVFGSSSINQASITGESVPVLKNVGDEVFSGTVNEDGYLEVKVTTAAKDSMISKIVTLVKRSQLNRSETETLVEKVAKYYTPVMMVAAICVALIPPLVLGQNLTDWVYKALSLLVISCPCAFLISTPVGMVSAITSATRNGVIIKGSTYVEEMRNVKAVIFDKTGTLTEGKLKLSDIRVLDENYSEEDVVRIAASLESESSHPIAQAVVNYASDENIALDHVEEFKNVPGKGILANINGEQYYAANEPLIEGSSFDISMDEVKSYAEGKTVIFVGNAQNLMAIITVSDKIRDNASEVITDLKGQGVQTIMLTGDNKLAAKSVASEIGIDYVYANLLPQDKLNLLDTIRNKFGDVAMVGDGINDAPALARANIGIAMGAAGSDVAIETADVALMQDDISKLPYLFSLSRKTMGIIKQNITLAITIKLLCAVLAIVGIITLMMSVGVGDLGLTLLVILNSFRIGMVKDPLF
- a CDS encoding C-GCAxxG-C-C family protein — encoded protein: MNSIEESVQLFEQGYVCSQAVFAAFCQDFGLEKDMALKIGACFGSGMRKGEVCGACTGALMALGLKYGDDKSKSNEVCERFLDEFENENGSYICRDLLGCDIRTEEGVEYVVKHNLFKEFCPKMVKSASIILDEILKDD
- a CDS encoding helix-turn-helix transcriptional regulator, which encodes MKKNNLENKNEDMCEVFNSHDDVVERVRERIPDKNEFDELSEFFKIFGNPTRLKIISLLSIEDLCVCDICEALDLNQTTVSNQLRILRANNIVKYQKEGKMARYSLTDLHIEMIYKVGLEHILE